The Buchnera aphidicola (Pentalonia nigronervosa) DNA segment CAATGTATTAATACAAAAAATATAGTTTTATTTTTTATAAACTATATATTAATACATTATAATTGCAACAATAAACATTTTTAATTATTTCAAAAAATATTAAAATTATTAATTATATGAAATCTCTTTCTGATATTGACTTTTCTAAATTGTCACTTTTAGATTCTGCTATTGCTGTTTTTCAAATAATTCGATCAGACTTTCCTGTCGAAACTGTTTTGTTTGAGTTGAAAAATAAAATACAAGAAGCTAAATCTTATGTTTTATCTGAAGTTCAACCTAATCAACAATTAAAAAAATTGTTGGAGTTGTTTTATCATCACTGGCGTTTCTGTGGAGCAAGTGGTATTTACAAACTTTCTGATGCTTTATGGATTGATAATGTTTTAAAAACAAGACAAGGTACTGCGGTTTCATTAGGGATTTTATTATTACATATTGCACAAGAGTTAAATTTACCATTAAATCCTGTTGTTTTTCCTACACAACTTATTTTACGAGCAGATTGGGTGAATCAAAAGAAATGGTTAATCAACCCCTTTAATGGAGATTTATTAAACCGTCATATTTTAGAAGTGTGGTTAAAGGGTAACATTAGCCCGACGGCTGAATTATATGATAACGATTTATATAAATCTGATGCTATTATTGTAATTCGTAAAATGTTAGATACATTAAAAGCTGCGTTGATGGAAGAAAAAAAAATAGAACTTGCATTAAATGTAAGTAATCTTATTATAAAAATTGATCCCAATGATCCATATGAAATTCGTGATCGAGGGTTAATATACGCACAATTAGAATGTAATCATGTAGCTTTGACAGATTTAATTTATTTTGTCGAACATTGTCCTGAAGATCCAATTAGCGAAATAATTAAAGTACAAATTCATGCTATTGAACAAAAAAAGATGATCTTGCATTAAATAATCTATTTTGCAATATTTATTGTGTAATCGGCATATTTTTCTTGTGTATTGTTTTAAAATATAGTTTTTTTGATGATCTTTTGTTTATAAAAATTTATGTTTTGTTTTTCTAAGTGAGCATTAAGATCATCATATGAC contains these protein-coding regions:
- a CDS encoding tetratricopeptide repeat-containing protein; this translates as MKSLSDIDFSKLSLLDSAIAVFQIIRSDFPVETVLFELKNKIQEAKSYVLSEVQPNQQLKKLLELFYHHWRFCGASGIYKLSDALWIDNVLKTRQGTAVSLGILLLHIAQELNLPLNPVVFPTQLILRADWVNQKKWLINPFNGDLLNRHILEVWLKGNISPTAELYDNDLYKSDAIIVIRKMLDTLKAALMEEKKIELALNVSNLIIKIDPNDPYEIRDRGLIYAQLECNHVALTDLIYFVEHCPEDPISEIIKVQIHAIEQKKMILH